The following proteins come from a genomic window of Solea solea chromosome 3, fSolSol10.1, whole genome shotgun sequence:
- the fam234a gene encoding protein FAM234A: MDTTDHVTEGDPLKTGEEGAESGTELKKTNWKEKLGVTKLTHWRTGIFFFSLFLCLTIVFAFSFVLPCPVRPQYLISWNRSFPDAATYDFLAIEDTSADKVLDVVFALKTTEATVNNTCDKAGLPSPCVFVMAVDGTDGKTLWERGLHPEFHWAQCGLQGDTGRSWDCLLSHSDTITAVLKHNGDIKWQQPQPAGLHTTVPVLSVPDLDGDKVGDVALVASDKTQTKLAFLSGETGVQIGSTVTLNSTETQKHLLHRTAQGSYYVLLQQDSGLYGLALWRIAAQAQTGMKHNLKTDKDWEKSASAVSGLVPIYTSDPVRQVLRTQETSDRSNLLLVTENVVTLIDGKTRQQLWRFNTSSVLSEPSFGHFNKDGVLDVMVEEDVGNHTKRIVILDGTSGAALWELDLLASPNSPRPASIHTTNFVSIFVFFGVVPSETNSTIPLIGDRRSYMLHPLYSQVLLESANVMDHVVAYKATLLERGRHAAYFSLTGPATEGDGDTVVLSKRKLKQDVPDSRVVPVVSGGSPETDDVIKEAFNRLRFSDE, encoded by the exons ATGGACACCACGGACCACGTCACCGAGGGCGACCCTCTGAAGACGGGAGAGGAAGGAGCCGAGTCGGGGACAGAGCTGAAGAAGACGAATTGGAAGGAAAAGTTGGGTGTGACCAAACTGACCCACTGGCGAACCgggatcttcttcttctccctgttCCTCTGCCTCACCATCGTGTTTGCCTTCTCCTTCGTCCTCCCCTGTCCTGTGCGACCGCAGTATCTCATCTCATGGAACAGGTCTTTCCCTGACGCAG CGACCTATGACTTCTTAGCCATTGAAGATACGAGCGCCGACAAGGTCCTGGACGTCGTGTTTGCCCTCAAAACCACGGAAGCAACCGTGAACAACACGTGTGATAAAGCGG GTCTGCCTTcgccgtgtgtgtttgtgatggcGGTGGACGGGACGGACGGGAAGACGCTGTGGGAGCGCGGACTGCACCCCGAGTTCCACTGGGCCCAGTGTGGTCTGCAGGGAGACACGGGCAGAAGCTGGGACTGTCTGCTGTCCCACTCTGACACGATCACGGCCGTGTTGAAACACAACG gtgACATTAAGTGGCAGCAGCCTCAGCCTGCTGGTCTGCACACCACCGTGCCTGTGCTCAGTGTCCCAGACCTGGATGGAGACAAGGTCGGTGATGTGGCTCTGGTGGCGTCTGATAAGACACAG ACTAAGCTGGCGTTCCTCTCGGGGGAGACGGGAGTCCAGATCGGCTccacagtgacactgaactCCACAGAGACGCAGAAACATCTTCTCCATCGCACCGCACAGGGTTCTTACTACGTGCTGCTCCAACAAG ACTCCGGCTTGTACGGACTGGCTCTGTGGAGAATCGCCGCCCAGGCTCAAACGGGGATGAAGCACAACCTCAAGACGGACAAAGACTGGGAGAAAAGCGCCAGCGCGGTCTCCGGCCTCGTACCCATCTACAC GTCAGACCCGGTGAGACAAGTGTTGAGGACACAAGAGACAAGCGATCGGTCCAACCTGCTGCTTGTGACGGAGAACGTGGTGACACTGATCGACGGGAAAACTCGGCAGCAACTGTGGAGATTCAATACCAGCTCAGTCCTCAG TGAGCCTTCCTTTGGTCACTTCAACAAAGACGGTGTACTCGACGTCATGGTGGAGGAGGATGTCGGCAACCACACGAAGAGG ATCGTTATCCTCGATGGAACGTCTGGTGCCGCGCTGTGGGAACTCGATCTCCTGGCGTCTCCGAACTCACCGAGACCCGCCTCCATCCACACCACCAACTTCGTctccatctttgtttttttcggCGTCGTGCCCTCGGAGACAAACTCCACC ATCCCCCTCATCGGTGACAGACGCTCTTACATGCTGCACCCGCTCTACTCTCAAGTGCTTCTGGAGTCCGCCAACGTCATGGACCACGTTGTGGCATATAAAG CGACATTGTTGGAGCGCGGCCGCCACGCCGCCTACTTCTCACTGACGGGCCCGGCGACGGAGGGCGACGGCGACACCGTGGTCCTCAGCAAGCGGAAGCTGAAGCAGGACGTCCCCGACAGCAGAGTGGTGCCCGTCGTCAGCGGAGGAAGCCCCGAGACGGACGACGTCATCAAAGAGGCCTTTAACCGTCTCCGCTTCAGCGACGAGTGA